The nucleotide window GACGCCGATGCGCGCCGTCCCGGCTGCTCGCGCAGGGCAGGTTCCGTTTTCGCAAGTGGGGGCACTGGAGAAACGGGTGCCAGCGCATGATCCGCTGCCATGGCTATGTTCTCTGCATCTACCTTGGGCTCGATTTCAAGGCGCACAATCTGAATTTCAGCCAAGTGCTCGACAAATTCGAAGACCTCGCGCACCTCAGCCTCGCTGTGCGAAGTGACTAACTCAATCGTCCACCAGAGATAACAGAGCGAAGGATCGAGCGAGCTCAGAGCCGGTAGTCGATCGACATGGAGTTCGCAGGTACTTACCGTGCCCAGCGCAGCCAGGTCCCGTAACTGCAGCAGGGGGTTATTGCCGGTCAGGAACATATCCGCATGGGGGCGGAATTCGACACGGTAGATCGTCAGATCACCCGCATTTACGGGACTGAGTTCCGACTTTTCCTGCTCATCTGAAACAGCCATGCCACACAACTGCTCAAAGCGCTGACGCAGGGCTTCTGCCTCCGGTGAAAGTACGGCCTCGGGTTCGGAACCGAGCAGCGCGCGCAGCACATCGACGGACTTGAGCAGGAGGTCGATCACCTCGTCGGTCGCCTGCATCTCGGAAGAGCGTAACTTGTCGAGCATGCTTTCCAGAGCATGCGTAAAACGAACCAGCGCGTTCAGCCCAAACGATCCTGCGCCACCTTTAATCGAGTGAGCGGCGCGGAAGATCGCATTGAGCAGCTCAATATCCGATGGAGATGAGCGGAGAGCAAGCAGCTCGGACTCCATTGCCTCTACGTGCTCGGCGCTTTCCTGTAGATAAGTCTCGCGAAAATGGCTCAGATCGATCTTCATAGGGGACTCAGGGCAATACCTTGGCTACTGTGGCCAGCAGTTTTTCAGGCTCGAACGGCTTGACGATCCATCCGGTAGCTCCAGCGGCTTTGCCCTCTTCCTTTTTGGCGCCGAGGGTCTCCGTCGTGAGCATGAGGATAGGCTTGGTCTTCATATCGACACGTTTGCGCACGTTCTGAATCAGCGTGATGCCATCCATTACCGGCATATTCAAATCGGTAATGATCAGGTCGACGACAGCGCCCTGCAGTTTGTCGAGAGCGTCCTGGCCATGCTCGGCTTCCACCACATCGAAACCCGCCTGGCGCAGGGTGTATCCGACCATCTTCCGCATGGATACGGAATCATCCACGATGAGAATCTTCTTCATACTTCTCCTGTGCCGCCGGGCCATGCCGGCGCAGCTCTGTGCTTAGAAAAGCTCGACGTCGCCGCCGGAAACTGCCTCTACGCTCAGCCCTGAGAGCTCGCGCTCCTCATGCATGGTGTAAGCGCTGAATTCGCCTCCTGGATGCGCCACGCTCACAAAGCCGAACCGCGCAATCTCGTCGAAGCGACGGTCGAGAATTTCAAGATCTTCGATCACATGACCAATGCGCTGGCTCACCCGATCCTGAAACTGCATGCCGCGGATCGCTGAGCCGATCTCGCTGGCCAGCAGAGCACCATCGTCGGTCATATCGACGAGCATGGACTTCATTCCATCGTGTGCCCGGCGAAGATCTTCCAGAGAAGCATGAACCTCCCTGCGGCACTCCTCCACCCGTTCGTGACTGCGCTGATGCATGCGCTGCAGATCCGCGAGCGTGGACGCGGCGAGCGAGCGAAGTTCGGCGGCAAGATCGTCGACCAGCGCTGTCACCTTCTGCATCTTCTCCGTCTGTGAAGCGACCTCGACGGCAACCACAGCAAAGCCCGCGCCCTGCTCCCCGGCATGCGCGGCCTCAATGCGGGCATTGATGACCAGCATGCGATTTTCCTTCGAGATTTCTTCGAGCTGCTGGATCGAGGTGCGGATCGCGGCCGCCGATTCATCCATTTGCTGTACGCGTTCGACGGCGCGCTGCGAAACCTCACCTGCCTCCAGCGTCACATTCAAAATGCGCACCATCGTATCGCTGCAGTTCTGAATGAGCGTCTCGAAGCTGACGTTTTCCTGCCCACGATCGTCATCGGCAAGAAAGGACACCGCACGCGAAACCGTGGTCTTCGCCCGTGTAGCGATTCCCTGAAAGCTGTTGCACACCTCGAGAACGGAATGCTCGATCTGACTCGAGGTCTGACGAAGCTGCATGGACAAGGTGCCGAGCCGCTCGAGATACGGCTTCATCTGTGATTCCAGCCCGGGTACTGTAGCGACGGAAAGACCATTTTCATGTACCGTATCGGCACAGAGATCGTTCCTCATCCTCTCTCCTCCTGTGCGGATGCGGGCAGATGTTGCGCTGCGCCCGTGCTTTCGAGCCATTGGCCCAGGGCAGGCGATACGTTTCTCATCTGCAGCTGCAGGCCGCGTGCCGCCTGCTCGCCGGCAAGGGCCAGCAGAACCTGCAACGCGCTTGCATCGAGATTCGTCATCTCGGACAGGTCCACATCAAGATCACTGTTCCCGGCCAGGTCCAATACCTGCGTGTGCAACTCCTCGGTCGATCCATATGCAGAGAGCCGCAGGCTCGGTTTGGGTTCCAACACCTTCACCGGCGTCTCAGCCAGCATCGGCGCCTGCACCTCTACCGGCGTTTCCGGAGAAGAAGCACCGCTGCTGCTGGAAGTCTCTGCTTTCTTTTGTCGTCCACTTGCCCTGCCCATCGCTGGTACGGCTCCCTCTCTATGTCCCCTGCGCGAGTTCGTCCCCGCGTGCCTATGCTGGAGGCTTCGCACGCAGAAAAACACTTGCCCTGCGATGGGCTTATCGGCAAAGAACGAATTCTCACCAATCAGGCATGAGACACAGGTATGCGCAGCGATCTCATGCCTGACGAAAGGATGCCGATAGAACCATTGATGAGAAACGCAGTCCGGTAACAGGAAGGGACAAAACGCAGCCGATGACTTCTATGACACAACAGTCGGAACAGATGTCCACCCAGGAAGCTGCTGTAGCGGCCATCACTGCGGGCGCAGCTGGAGAGCAGGAGCAGACGCTGCAGTACCTCACGTTTACGCTCGACGATCATGACTACGGTCTCGAACTTTTCAAGATCCAGGAAATTCGCGGGTATGCGCCCATTACTCCCATCCCGAATCTGCCTCCGCACGTGCGCGGCGTGATGAACCTGCGCGGAACAGTGCTGCCGGTGATCGATCTGCGGATGAAGTTCCGGCTGCCTGCGATCGAATACAACAAGTTCACCGTCATTGTGATCGCCCTGGTCGAAGAGAAGGTGGTTGGGCTGCTGGTCGATGCGATCTCGGATGTGCTGCAGGTGTCTTCCTCCAGCATGCGCCCCGCGCCGGACTTTGGCACGGCTGTCGACACGCAATTCATCCATGGCGTTTTTCAGGCACGTGACCACCTGGTAGTGGCACTGAACCTCGAACGGCTGCTCACCGAGGGAGAACTGACACTGCCGGAGATGGTCCAGTAATTCCTCTGAACGCCTTCTCTCTGCCCACTAAGCCCAGTGGTGCTATGCCATCCCTGCCGGATGCGCTAAGCTGCATGAAGAGCCAGTTTCGACAGCAATCTGGCTCGTTTGCGGACAGAAACAACCCTGCAAACAATCCACCTTCTGCTCACGGTTGCCATGCAGGTTGTTTCATCCGTTCACGGTGTCTTCCATCATTTCGATCTTGCGCGTGAGCTAGAATCCCTAGGCCACCTGCAACGTATCTACTCCTCGTTTCCGTGGCGCCGCCTCGCCCGGGAAGGTGTCCCACGGGAGCGTGTACGTTCCTTCCCGTGGATTCATCCTGCACTGCTGGCTTTCGAGCGTAGAGTCTCTCTTCCCAAACCCGTATCGCAGACCCTTCACACGCGCAGCATGCAGATCTTCGACCAATGGGTTGCCGGGAAGATCGAGGACTGTGATGTTCTGGTTGCCTTGTCCGGATCAGGTCTCAAGACCGGCGCTGTGGTGCAATCGCGTGGCGGCCGTTATGTCTGCGATCGCGGCTCCTCGCATATCCGTTATCAGGACGCGGCTGTCACAGAGGAATATGCGCGGTGGGGATTTCCGCTCCGCGCCTGTGATCCTGCCATGGTGCGGCGAGAAGAGGCAGAGTATGAGCGCGCCGACCTGATTACCGTGCCTTCGGAATTTGCGCGGAGGACCTTCCTGGAAATGGGGATTGCCTCTGAGAAAGTAAAGAAGGTTCCCTATGGGGTAAGGCTTGATCGCTTCCGCAAAACCGGTTCCCCCCCGCAGGATCGTTTTGAGGTTCTCTTCGCCGGCACGGTAAGCCTGCGCAAGGGAGTGCCCTACTTGCTTGAGGCCTTTCAGCGCTT belongs to Silvibacterium dinghuense and includes:
- a CDS encoding response regulator, with translation MKKILIVDDSVSMRKMVGYTLRQAGFDVVEAEHGQDALDKLQGAVVDLIITDLNMPVMDGITLIQNVRKRVDMKTKPILMLTTETLGAKKEEGKAAGATGWIVKPFEPEKLLATVAKVLP
- a CDS encoding methyl-accepting chemotaxis protein; this encodes MRNDLCADTVHENGLSVATVPGLESQMKPYLERLGTLSMQLRQTSSQIEHSVLEVCNSFQGIATRAKTTVSRAVSFLADDDRGQENVSFETLIQNCSDTMVRILNVTLEAGEVSQRAVERVQQMDESAAAIRTSIQQLEEISKENRMLVINARIEAAHAGEQGAGFAVVAVEVASQTEKMQKVTALVDDLAAELRSLAASTLADLQRMHQRSHERVEECRREVHASLEDLRRAHDGMKSMLVDMTDDGALLASEIGSAIRGMQFQDRVSQRIGHVIEDLEILDRRFDEIARFGFVSVAHPGGEFSAYTMHEERELSGLSVEAVSGGDVELF
- a CDS encoding STAS domain-containing protein yields the protein MGRASGRQKKAETSSSSGASSPETPVEVQAPMLAETPVKVLEPKPSLRLSAYGSTEELHTQVLDLAGNSDLDVDLSEMTNLDASALQVLLALAGEQAARGLQLQMRNVSPALGQWLESTGAAQHLPASAQEERG
- a CDS encoding chemotaxis protein CheW, translating into MSTQEAAVAAITAGAAGEQEQTLQYLTFTLDDHDYGLELFKIQEIRGYAPITPIPNLPPHVRGVMNLRGTVLPVIDLRMKFRLPAIEYNKFTVIVIALVEEKVVGLLVDAISDVLQVSSSSMRPAPDFGTAVDTQFIHGVFQARDHLVVALNLERLLTEGELTLPEMVQ
- a CDS encoding glycosyltransferase, coding for MRTETTLQTIHLLLTVAMQVVSSVHGVFHHFDLARELESLGHLQRIYSSFPWRRLAREGVPRERVRSFPWIHPALLAFERRVSLPKPVSQTLHTRSMQIFDQWVAGKIEDCDVLVALSGSGLKTGAVVQSRGGRYVCDRGSSHIRYQDAAVTEEYARWGFPLRACDPAMVRREEAEYERADLITVPSEFARRTFLEMGIASEKVKKVPYGVRLDRFRKTGSPPQDRFEVLFAGTVSLRKGVPYLLEAFQRFQHPKKRLRIAGPVEPAMVQTLRRFDLTHVEVLGRQTQPQLAELMSTSHVMVLPSIEEGLALVQGQALACGCPLISSVNTGGEDLFTDGKEGFLVPIRSPETIQRSLEKLADAPGLQGEMSVAALERVTSIGGWRDYGLAYVSVLNDLLQKHSENIPR